One part of the Ralstonia pickettii genome encodes these proteins:
- a CDS encoding EAL domain-containing protein: MAIGFPVTTIRRKAFIALCCASRRGFAVVLVSCAGTSLALADPPETGLSRSLWFERNSWQQLTDWLAGPPAPRIRFGSTYVSVAQLPPVPAAVAGPVAGPMPLRTNTCDSPDGTHAELTGPAAATDGTGPDIVTLRRELPGQISDQAAVVRGGLMASDAVAGIASQVDRAEQSPESPTMSPPDCSLGKDCEERAISPLVGTDDTAVAVGTAGSIVTQRPSVWTISGLLWPILAAALVIVVGCALKRWFRYDKSLLRAARAGLRRGEFHVEYQPVVGVRRARCIGVDALLRWDNQKYGALGPAHYMKFIENSSLIGPMTRFALSRAAQDLREIGAPRSLYLGVTAPASYLVSSAFIADVGDVGSLGLPPLILKIGAGSARKFRNRLIPMMAQARDRGMRFALSAVRPADVGPELPAGMSFEMVKIDRDVLRMDSDERSRQISALTRLAHQMGAVVVVEGIEIAAHHNVARASRAEFGQGFFYSSTLGASRLKAFLEAANAPS; encoded by the coding sequence ATGGCAATTGGATTCCCGGTAACAACGATCAGGCGCAAGGCCTTCATCGCGCTCTGTTGTGCCTCGCGGCGAGGGTTCGCAGTCGTTCTGGTCTCCTGCGCGGGCACCTCGCTCGCTCTTGCAGATCCGCCCGAAACTGGTTTGAGCCGCAGTCTTTGGTTTGAGCGCAACTCCTGGCAGCAATTGACAGACTGGCTTGCTGGTCCACCGGCACCCCGGATTCGCTTTGGCTCCACCTACGTATCGGTTGCGCAGTTGCCGCCAGTTCCCGCAGCTGTTGCGGGTCCGGTCGCTGGTCCGATGCCTCTACGGACTAATACTTGCGATTCGCCCGACGGCACGCATGCCGAGCTCACCGGCCCAGCTGCCGCGACGGACGGTACGGGGCCGGACATTGTGACATTGCGTAGGGAACTGCCTGGGCAAATCAGCGACCAGGCGGCGGTAGTTCGGGGCGGGTTAATGGCCTCTGACGCGGTGGCCGGCATCGCCTCGCAGGTCGACCGTGCGGAGCAGTCGCCCGAATCACCAACGATGTCCCCCCCGGATTGCTCACTAGGTAAGGATTGCGAAGAGCGAGCGATCTCGCCTTTAGTCGGCACCGACGACACAGCTGTCGCAGTGGGGACTGCGGGGAGCATTGTTACGCAGCGTCCCTCGGTATGGACGATATCGGGTCTGCTGTGGCCGATCTTGGCAGCGGCTTTGGTCATTGTTGTCGGTTGCGCCCTCAAAAGATGGTTTCGCTACGACAAGTCGCTGCTGCGTGCTGCGCGTGCAGGGCTGCGACGCGGTGAGTTCCATGTTGAGTACCAGCCCGTCGTGGGCGTCAGGCGAGCAAGGTGCATCGGCGTCGACGCGTTGTTGCGGTGGGACAATCAGAAGTACGGTGCGCTGGGCCCTGCTCACTACATGAAGTTCATTGAGAACAGTAGTTTGATCGGACCGATGACGCGATTCGCCCTGTCGCGCGCCGCTCAGGATCTGCGGGAAATCGGCGCTCCGAGATCGCTCTATCTGGGCGTTACCGCTCCTGCGTCTTACCTGGTGAGTTCCGCATTCATCGCGGACGTCGGTGACGTCGGCTCCCTCGGTCTTCCTCCGCTCATACTGAAGATCGGAGCCGGCAGCGCGAGAAAGTTCAGAAATCGACTCATCCCGATGATGGCGCAGGCGCGCGATAGAGGAATGCGCTTTGCCCTGTCGGCCGTGCGTCCCGCTGACGTCGGACCTGAACTGCCAGCAGGCATGAGCTTTGAGATGGTGAAGATCGACAGGGACGTGCTGCGAATGGATTCCGATGAGCGCTCCAGGCAGATCAGCGCATTGACGAGATTGGCCCACCAGATGGGCGCCGTGGTCGTTGTCGAAGGCATTGAGATCGCAGCGCACCACAATGTCGCGCGGGCGAGTCGTGCCGAGTTTGGACAAGGATTTTTCTATAGCAGTACACTCGGCGCAAGCCGGCTGAAGGCGTTTCTCGAGGCTGCCAACGCACCGTCCTAA
- a CDS encoding aminotransferase-like domain-containing protein: MKRYERLADQLSELIKRGDLPPGARIPSVRAACKAWGVSPATVFRAYYLLENRGVIRARPRSGYFVSPGPIETTQASPTPLPGIAPKTVNVSDLVFEVLKTIRQPETVPLGSAFLSPALFPLARVGKSCATVNRSTHPASMIDGLPPGYEGLRQQISARYLMTGMTMPVDEIVITSGALEALTLSAQLLAAPGDVIVIERPTFYAALQAIERLRLNVVEIPVDPVKGHDLDALARALQQHPVRACWFMTSFHNPTGVTLGDSRKQALVDLLARHDVPLIEDDVYNELHFGPDPVRPAKYFDRKGLVIHCGSFSKCLAPGYRIGWAAAGKFADRLEHAKWMTTLSASMPAQRAIADYLEHGGYERFLHKLRRELAHQQSQMLDAIGRYFPANTMATKSDGGYFTWVALPDHVDSIEFFQAALTSGISIAPGPIFSADGGFRHRVRLNYGYPWSARLDRAVATLGALCADESRCGAKLAGPVRPA; the protein is encoded by the coding sequence TTGAAACGCTACGAACGGTTAGCCGACCAACTCAGCGAGCTCATCAAGCGCGGTGATCTGCCACCCGGCGCACGTATTCCTTCGGTTCGCGCGGCATGCAAGGCGTGGGGGGTGAGCCCCGCAACGGTATTTCGCGCCTACTACCTGCTCGAAAACCGGGGGGTGATCAGGGCGCGTCCGCGTTCAGGCTATTTCGTGTCTCCGGGCCCCATAGAAACAACGCAAGCGAGTCCCACGCCGCTTCCGGGTATCGCCCCGAAGACCGTCAATGTCAGCGATCTTGTCTTTGAGGTCCTCAAGACGATCAGACAGCCCGAGACTGTCCCACTTGGTTCAGCGTTCCTGAGCCCTGCGCTGTTTCCATTGGCGCGCGTCGGCAAGTCGTGCGCGACAGTCAATCGGTCAACGCACCCGGCCAGCATGATTGACGGCCTGCCGCCGGGATATGAAGGATTGCGCCAGCAGATTTCGGCGCGTTACCTGATGACGGGGATGACGATGCCCGTCGACGAGATCGTCATTACGAGCGGGGCACTCGAAGCCCTGACGCTCAGTGCCCAGTTGCTCGCCGCTCCAGGTGATGTGATCGTGATCGAAAGGCCGACGTTCTACGCGGCGTTACAGGCTATCGAGCGACTAAGGCTGAACGTAGTGGAGATTCCTGTCGATCCGGTGAAGGGTCATGATCTGGATGCGCTCGCGCGTGCGCTGCAGCAACATCCGGTTCGTGCCTGCTGGTTCATGACCTCGTTCCACAATCCGACCGGGGTGACGCTTGGCGATTCCAGGAAGCAGGCGCTGGTTGATCTGCTCGCCAGACACGACGTGCCGCTCATCGAGGATGACGTCTACAACGAGCTGCATTTTGGCCCGGACCCGGTGCGTCCGGCGAAATACTTTGACCGGAAAGGTCTTGTCATCCATTGTGGATCGTTTTCGAAGTGCCTGGCGCCCGGATATCGCATCGGCTGGGCGGCAGCCGGAAAGTTCGCGGACAGGCTTGAACACGCAAAATGGATGACCACCTTATCGGCCAGCATGCCCGCGCAGCGTGCAATCGCCGACTACCTGGAGCATGGCGGCTACGAACGTTTCCTCCACAAACTGCGCCGCGAGTTGGCCCATCAGCAATCGCAGATGCTCGACGCGATCGGCCGGTACTTCCCAGCCAATACGATGGCGACCAAGTCAGACGGCGGCTATTTCACGTGGGTTGCGCTTCCGGATCACGTAGACTCGATAGAGTTCTTCCAGGCTGCGCTCACCAGTGGCATCAGTATCGCCCCTGGCCCCATCTTCTCTGCGGACGGCGGCTTTCGCCACCGTGTGCGACTGAACTATGGGTATCCGTGGTCGGCGCGGCTCGATAGAGCGGTCGCGACACTAGGCGCTCTGTGCGCTGATGAATCGCGTTGCGGCGCTAAGCTGGCAGGCCCGGTTCGGCCGGCATGA
- a CDS encoding EAL domain-containing protein — protein sequence MRLLQRCTARMRRLRPVLGEHLYAAVAVAVTSSLAGLLAARLFSSRDAVVSFIALSACGAVLYVGYWVRPRARLLRAVRIGLRRGEFHVVYQPIVDMHTRHCVGVEALLRWVHPTFGAAGPGQFIGELQGTRLLGELTRFVLREANHALIQPPFPQHWHISVNVCARHLMEDGFAEDVCESAGMVKKRLVLELTERSCVERTPRVDLVLSHMRQRGVRLSLDDFGTGFSNFDLLADFRFDYVKVDRIFLAMRGEASIEFLKSVAALVHTYGARVVAEGVETAVEHDVVLRSGIDLAQGYLYGKPMAVDQLRAFASASIKTLQDDTGTGLKA from the coding sequence ATGCGACTTTTGCAACGCTGCACGGCACGAATGCGTCGGTTGCGACCTGTATTGGGCGAGCATCTTTACGCGGCGGTGGCTGTCGCCGTTACGTCGAGTCTGGCTGGTTTGCTCGCAGCGCGCTTGTTCTCTTCTCGCGACGCGGTCGTTTCGTTTATCGCACTATCTGCTTGCGGCGCAGTTTTGTACGTTGGTTATTGGGTTCGCCCAAGAGCACGATTGCTGCGCGCGGTGCGCATTGGTCTTCGCCGTGGTGAGTTTCATGTCGTTTATCAGCCAATTGTGGACATGCACACGCGACATTGCGTGGGCGTGGAAGCTTTGCTCCGGTGGGTCCATCCCACATTCGGAGCCGCGGGCCCAGGGCAGTTCATTGGAGAACTCCAGGGCACACGTCTGCTCGGCGAGCTAACCCGTTTCGTGCTGCGCGAGGCGAATCACGCACTGATCCAGCCGCCGTTCCCCCAGCACTGGCACATATCGGTAAACGTCTGCGCGCGGCATCTGATGGAGGACGGCTTTGCCGAGGATGTCTGCGAGTCCGCCGGCATGGTCAAGAAGCGCCTCGTTCTGGAGCTCACCGAGCGCAGCTGCGTCGAGCGTACGCCGCGTGTTGATCTGGTGCTTAGCCACATGAGGCAACGCGGCGTACGCCTGTCACTCGACGATTTCGGCACCGGCTTCAGCAATTTCGACTTACTCGCGGACTTCCGGTTCGATTACGTGAAGGTGGACCGGATTTTTCTAGCAATGCGTGGCGAAGCGAGTATCGAGTTTCTGAAGTCGGTAGCCGCGTTAGTGCATACGTATGGTGCGAGAGTTGTGGCGGAAGGCGTCGAAACCGCTGTCGAACACGATGTGGTGCTGCGCTCGGGAATCGACCTGGCGCAGGGATACCTGTACGGGAAGCCGATGGCAGTCGATCAGCTCCGGGCATTTGCTTCGGCGTCGATAAAAACATTACAAGATGACACCGGAACGGGGCTCAAAGCGTGA
- the xth gene encoding exodeoxyribonuclease III, giving the protein MRVATWNVNSLKVRLPHVLQWLAEREADATPIDLLCLQELKLPDDRYPLAELDAAGYASLFTGQKTYNGVAILSRKASVPEGRDVVKNIPGFTDDQQRIVAATYDVDGGPVRVISAYIPNGQALDSDKFVYKLRWLEALQAWLASEMAANPRLMLLGDFNIAPEDRDVHDPKKWEGQNLVSPEERAAFRAMQAAGLVDAFRMFEQEDKLFSWWDYRMFGFKRNAGLRIDHIMLSPELAKLCESCHIDRVPRTWEQPSDHTPVVAALRSA; this is encoded by the coding sequence ATGCGAGTCGCCACCTGGAACGTCAACTCTTTGAAGGTCCGCCTACCGCACGTGCTGCAATGGTTGGCCGAGCGCGAAGCCGACGCCACGCCCATCGACCTGCTCTGCCTGCAGGAACTCAAGCTGCCCGATGACCGCTATCCGCTCGCCGAGCTGGACGCCGCGGGGTACGCGTCGTTGTTCACAGGTCAGAAGACGTACAACGGCGTTGCCATCCTCTCGCGCAAGGCCTCTGTGCCAGAAGGCCGCGATGTGGTGAAGAACATCCCGGGCTTTACCGACGACCAGCAGCGCATCGTGGCCGCCACATATGACGTGGACGGTGGCCCTGTCCGCGTGATTTCTGCATATATCCCAAACGGACAGGCGCTTGATTCCGACAAATTTGTCTACAAGCTGCGCTGGCTGGAAGCGCTGCAGGCGTGGCTGGCGAGCGAGATGGCCGCAAACCCGCGGCTGATGCTGCTGGGCGACTTCAACATCGCCCCGGAAGATCGCGACGTGCACGACCCGAAAAAGTGGGAGGGGCAGAATCTGGTGTCGCCGGAAGAGCGCGCGGCGTTTCGTGCAATGCAAGCTGCGGGGCTGGTCGATGCCTTTCGCATGTTTGAGCAGGAAGACAAGCTGTTTTCGTGGTGGGACTACCGCATGTTCGGCTTCAAGCGCAACGCGGGCCTGCGAATCGACCACATCATGCTGTCGCCCGAACTGGCCAAGCTGTGCGAGTCGTGCCATATCGATCGGGTGCCACGCACTTGGGAGCAGCCGTCGGACCACACACCCGTGGTCGCCGCCTTGCGCAGCGCATAA
- the hpaR gene encoding homoprotocatechuate degradation operon regulator HpaR, translating to MASAFKHRNLPHLLLRARETFMARFRPILRERGITEQQWRVLRTLNDTGDMEPNQLADACLILSPSLTRMLAAMEQSEMIVRTKSSVDQRRQVISLTPKSRQFLADVEPQVDAEYARIEAQLGRARLDALYAAIDESIQVMETHTPMGRFIGDE from the coding sequence ATGGCTTCCGCCTTCAAGCACCGCAATCTACCGCATCTGCTGCTGCGCGCGCGAGAGACCTTCATGGCGCGCTTCCGGCCGATCCTGCGCGAGCGCGGCATCACCGAGCAGCAATGGCGCGTGCTGCGTACGCTCAACGATACCGGCGACATGGAGCCCAACCAGCTCGCCGATGCATGCCTGATCCTGAGCCCAAGCCTGACGCGCATGCTGGCGGCAATGGAGCAGTCCGAGATGATCGTGCGTACGAAATCATCGGTGGATCAGCGCCGCCAGGTGATTTCGCTCACACCCAAAAGCCGCCAGTTCCTGGCCGACGTTGAACCGCAGGTGGATGCGGAATACGCGCGCATCGAAGCACAGTTGGGCCGCGCGCGGCTCGATGCACTCTACGCAGCCATTGATGAGTCGATCCAGGTCATGGAAACGCACACGCCCATGGGCCGCTTCATCGGCGACGAGTAA
- the hpaI gene encoding 4-hydroxy-2-oxoheptanedioate aldolase — MQLPVNNFKRALAERRPQIGLWLAMAHPYPAEIVAGAGFDWLLIDNEHAPNQLQSTLAQLQAVAPYASHPIVRPAWNDPVEIKRLVDIGAQTLLVPMVQNADEARAAVEAMRYPPNGIRGVGSALARASRWNRVDDYLHQADAQMCTLIQAETAESLEHLDAMLAVDGVDGVFIGPGDLAASMGHLGAPGHPEVREAIDGAIQRIVASGKAAGILSADQAQAKHYLSLGATFVAVGTDVTLLARSAEQLAKAFKGDDAASPQPAASVY; from the coding sequence ATGCAACTCCCGGTGAACAACTTCAAGCGAGCGTTGGCGGAGCGCCGGCCGCAGATCGGATTGTGGCTCGCAATGGCGCATCCGTACCCGGCAGAGATTGTGGCCGGGGCTGGTTTTGACTGGCTACTGATCGACAACGAGCATGCGCCGAATCAACTGCAATCGACGCTTGCGCAATTGCAGGCGGTTGCGCCGTACGCCTCGCATCCCATCGTGCGGCCGGCCTGGAACGATCCGGTCGAGATCAAGCGCCTGGTAGACATCGGCGCGCAGACGCTGCTTGTGCCGATGGTGCAGAACGCCGACGAGGCGCGTGCCGCCGTCGAGGCGATGCGCTATCCCCCGAACGGTATTCGCGGCGTCGGCAGTGCGTTGGCGCGAGCATCACGCTGGAACCGTGTGGACGATTACCTCCACCAGGCCGATGCGCAGATGTGCACGCTTATCCAGGCTGAAACGGCAGAAAGCCTGGAGCATCTTGACGCGATGCTTGCGGTGGACGGCGTAGACGGCGTCTTCATTGGCCCGGGCGACCTCGCCGCGTCCATGGGGCATCTTGGGGCGCCGGGGCATCCGGAAGTCCGCGAGGCGATCGACGGCGCGATTCAACGCATCGTTGCGTCAGGCAAGGCGGCGGGCATTCTGTCGGCCGATCAGGCGCAGGCGAAGCACTACCTGTCGCTGGGTGCGACGTTCGTTGCGGTGGGCACGGATGTCACGTTGCTGGCGCGCAGCGCAGAGCAACTGGCCAAGGCATTCAAGGGAGACGACGCAGCCAGTCCCCAGCCCGCCGCCAGTGTGTATTGA
- the hpaH gene encoding 2-oxo-hept-4-ene-1,7-dioate hydratase yields the protein MLDTTIIQTIARRLHQAEIDRRQIRQVSLDHPDITIEDAYAIQREWVAMKLAAGRRLKGHKIGLTSRAMQQSSQIDEPDYGALLNDMFFAEGSEIPTSRFIVPRVEVELAFVLGKRLEGPEVTLFDVYDAVDHVIPALEIIDARSQSIDPDSGRPRKVFDTIADNAANAGVVMGGRPIRMRDVDLRWVSAIFSRNAVIEETGVAAGVLNHPANGVVWLANKLAPHGVALEPGQVILGGSFTRPVPARAGDTFHCDYGPLGSIACHFV from the coding sequence ATGCTCGACACCACGATCATCCAGACCATCGCGCGTCGCCTGCATCAGGCCGAGATCGACCGCAGGCAGATCCGCCAGGTCTCGCTTGACCACCCCGACATCACCATCGAAGACGCCTATGCCATCCAGCGCGAATGGGTCGCGATGAAGCTGGCAGCGGGGCGACGCTTGAAGGGCCACAAGATCGGATTGACATCACGCGCCATGCAGCAGTCTTCACAGATCGACGAGCCCGACTATGGTGCGCTGCTCAACGACATGTTCTTTGCCGAGGGGAGCGAGATCCCCACCAGCCGCTTCATCGTGCCGCGCGTGGAAGTGGAACTCGCCTTCGTGCTCGGCAAGCGCCTGGAGGGGCCGGAGGTGACGCTGTTCGATGTGTACGACGCGGTGGATCACGTGATACCGGCCTTGGAGATCATCGACGCGCGCTCGCAATCGATCGATCCTGACAGCGGGCGTCCACGCAAGGTGTTTGACACGATCGCCGACAACGCCGCCAATGCCGGCGTCGTGATGGGCGGCCGGCCCATCCGCATGCGCGATGTGGATCTGCGCTGGGTGAGTGCCATCTTTTCGCGCAACGCCGTCATCGAAGAGACAGGCGTGGCAGCCGGCGTCCTGAACCACCCAGCGAACGGCGTGGTCTGGCTGGCCAACAAGCTGGCGCCGCACGGCGTCGCACTGGAACCGGGCCAGGTCATCCTTGGCGGTTCATTCACACGGCCCGTGCCGGCGCGGGCCGGTGATACATTCCATTGCGACTACGGTCCGCTTGGCAGCATCGCCTGCCATTTCGTCTAA
- a CDS encoding 5-carboxymethyl-2-hydroxymuconate Delta-isomerase: protein MPHVIVEYTDNLGDDARIPELLQAMNETLMAQNGVFPTGGIRSRAIKLTEYRVADGKEDDAFVHVTFKIAGGRTPEVKKAACDALFEAIKAHFAQAFARRYLALSMELTEFDEGGSYKHNNIHARFRKA from the coding sequence ATGCCGCACGTCATTGTCGAATACACCGACAACCTGGGCGACGACGCCCGCATTCCGGAATTGCTGCAAGCGATGAACGAAACGCTGATGGCGCAGAACGGCGTATTTCCGACTGGCGGTATCCGCTCGCGCGCCATCAAGCTGACCGAGTACCGCGTGGCCGACGGCAAAGAGGACGACGCTTTCGTTCACGTCACGTTCAAAATCGCAGGGGGTCGCACGCCTGAGGTCAAGAAGGCCGCCTGCGACGCGCTGTTCGAGGCGATCAAGGCACATTTTGCGCAGGCCTTTGCGCGCCGTTATCTGGCGCTGTCGATGGAGTTGACCGAGTTCGACGAGGGCGGCAGCTACAAGCACAACAACATCCACGCGCGTTTTCGCAAGGCTTGA